The Hydractinia symbiolongicarpus strain clone_291-10 chromosome 2, HSymV2.1, whole genome shotgun sequence genomic sequence CGTTGTATTCAAGGTAGAATTTGCAAAAGCGGGAAATTTCTCGTGGAAGATGCCCTACAATTGAAAGTTTCTCGATCATTCCTTTGATTTGACAGTATAGTCCTATGGAATATGGGTCAAAAAGGTTAGCTTTATCCCGTTTCACGGTAAGCCTTTGTCCTAACTTTGGTAACCAAATCTTTCGGTACTCGTGAAATCCTCTGGAAGCACAATCAATAACAAGATCATGATCATCTGAAGTCAAATGTAAGTCTTCGAGTTCCTGTGCTCCTTCAACTTCACTTTGGTCTTGAGCCACGcttttattttaatcttttccATCTTCAAGATGGTGATCCTGATAAAAAGAGGCATGTTCTTCTTTCTCGCATTTCATGCACAGTGCGACTTTGCATTCTGTCCACCCAGGGTAACTTTCAGATGTTGGCACAGAAcaatttaaacttctgttacaGGCAAAGTCACCACACATTAAGCAGAGATATTTTGTCATAGCTTGACAACCGACTCAGTTTCCCtcagccatttttaaaatcacttgTCAAAATGCAACGTGATTGTTTTCATCCGAGGATGCAATTGCATTGCAAAATCGAACGAAAATTTCTTTTCGAACGTAAGATGTCATTGCATTGATATGTTTGTGTTATGGTTTTGTCTTTCTAAAACAGATCTCCGTTGAAAACGTAATCATGGCactttttaagtattttaagaAAATTGAAGATACTGTCTCAGAGAGTGCACAAGCTAGTGGTCTAGGAGATTCTGAACAAAATGAGGTTCAAAAACAGTTGCAGATGATCAGCGAGCCCCAACCAAAAAAGAAAAGGCAAAAATATGGCGATTATGACAAGCTGCAGCGTGCAGAGATTGGGAAATGGGCTATAGTTTATGGCATACGACCTGCTGCAAGAAAGTTTGGAGTCCCTGAATCTACGGTTCGAGGTATCGTCAAAAGCTACAAAGAAGCCAAAACAGATCAAGGGGAATTGAGAGAACTGCCAAGAAAGCATCGTGGTGCTAAACCCCTTCTTCCAGCCGAAATCGATGAAAAAGTTCTTGAGATGATCAAAAACATGAGAAAAGCTGGATGCGCAGTGAATTACAATATTGCTATAGCCATTGGAAAAGGGATTGTCTTGGCAAATGACCGTTCGCTGTTGAAGGAAAATGGAGGTCAAATAAACTTGGATTTTTCTTGGTGTCAATCAATTTTCCGACGGATTGGTTTTACAAAGCGACGTGCAACAACAGCAAAACAGCCCGTGTCTCCCGGTTTTTTGAAAGAGATGGGATTTTCTTTTCATCGTTCTATTAAAGAACTTGTCGATGCTCACGATATACCTGACGATCTAGTGATAAACATTGACCAGACACCATTGCCATTTATTTTACTCAGCAAGTATACAATGGATAAGAAAAACGAAAAGCTAGTACCGATAGCTAACTCTGCTGATTATCGTCAAGTAACAGGGACTTTCTCAATCAGTCTCTCTGGAGTTTTCCTACCGATGCAAATAATCTACCAGGGTAAAACAGCCCGCTGCCATCCTACATTCGACTTTCCCGAAGAGTTCAATATTACACATAGCATTAATCATTGGTCAAACGAAGAAAAATCAATTGAGCTCATCAACAAGGTTCTCGTACCTTACgtccaaaagaagaaaaaagtgctTGGTTTTCGTTCATCAAATAAATGGCTATTGATTGCAGATGTTTTCAAAGCACAATGGACTGACAAGGTCAAAGATCTAGTCGAAAAACATCATGGAAAGATGGTTCCAGTTCCTCATAATATGACAAATTACTTCCAACCACTTGACCTTACTGTCAATCGATCATGTAAATCATTTTTACGTGACCAAGCACAGACGTGGTATGCTGAACAAGTGCAAGCCCAGATCGCTAATGGAATTGCACCAAAAATGTTTCTGTCGACTTGAAAATCAGCATTCTCAAGCCTCTACATGCTAAATGGGTCACATTCGTACAAGAAAAGAAATCATAATAAACGGTTGGCGCAGATCGGGAATCATCGATGCACTTAGAGAGCAAGTTCACAAAGAGGACCCTTTcgaataatttttgtattattttttatgctgTTGAAAAGAACtgtttgaagaaaaagaaaagatctACCAAACTGTACTGAAATTAATAGCTTTTAAAATCTCCTTTGATTTGCAACGTTTGCTTTAGTTTGACGAATAAATTTCAATTGAAAGACATTTCGACCATCGTTTTAGAACAATATGCAGAGTTTTTAACAAGAGTAGACATTTTGGGGTGCGCGAATTTAAAACTGAGCGAATATCTCCACTTTAGGATGCGCGAATTTAAGTCGCGCGAATTTAAAACTGAGTGAAAAATAGTACGACTCCAATCCAAATACAAGTAAGGTAGTGATTTTTGAAGCAGGGGATTGTTGATATTGGTTCTTAAGTTTTGTTTAACACTAAAAGTTTTCATTCAGCATATATTtctaagaaaaacttttttttattattattttcaatagaaatccaagaaacaacattgatGGAAATAATTTTCtcagaatttattttgtttatgtatatatattttgttgagTATGTTTTTACAAAGATATCACAAAAATGTCTAGACAACTGTATTTATTCAAAACAACTGTTGTTCACAAAAAATAATCCTCCAAATGTGGTGGCTCTATTCCAAAATACGTTGAGGTCATAGATTTATACAAGCATTTGCTAGCAATGCACAAGTGATATACATTTTCCCAACTGCGCTGAGTTgtatcttcaaattttttttgaagtcaataaaagcaaaatattttgaaatatctCCAAATACCCATTCAACGGAGGTGCGAACTTGGCTCATTGCTTTGTTGTAATCTTTTTGGTGTTGGTTCAAGTTACCTTTAAATGGACCTTGCAGCTGTACTCGCAATGGATATGCAGGATCCCCATATACACAAAGTGGATTACCATTGGGCGATCGTGAGTGTAACTGAAGTTGTTGCAGGAGTCCAGACATTGCTAGCATTCCACTATCATGCCTTCTTCCTTCAACTGGACCATATAAGTTTTCTATCATTCCATTTGGTGGAACTATGGACTGAAACTTGATAGCATGTACTCTTTTGTGGCCATTATACAAAACACGTTGATTTCCACCTGGGCGACACACAGGTCTGACGGTTCCGTCGATGAATCCCCAACAGTGATCCAATGGTGCTCCTTTATTCGAAATAGCAGCTGCAAAAATTTCCAGTTGCTGTGGTGCCAACCAGGGTTGATTAAATGTATGTAGAAGCGTTCCATAtgtgttgtataaaaaatccACCATATAATTACTCATGAGTGATAGCTCTGGTACAGGTCGACCAAAGATGGGAACCATATCTGCATACCTACATAGGTAAGCAAATCGTTTGAGAAGCGCACAAAATGCTTCTAAACCACTGAACACTGACCCATTGTAACACGTTATTTCTTCAGGTATATGTAACTTTTTGTTCAATAAATAGACATCGTCTCTGTAAAATCGGAAATATGTTCGACACTCGTCGTCACTTAATAAATTCAAATCGAAAGGCTGATACTTCCAGTAAGGATAATCCAAATTCTTACTACTGTTCAAatcaaacaacaacagaaattcTTCGTCGTTTATGAGGTTATCGTCATAAGCGAAAAGCAAACTTTCTCGAACGTCTCGGAAATACACCATGTTTGCTGTCTTGTTTCACCCCGTCTGACATTGTTTTTCTTAAGGTGATTATTCACGTACTAGATTAGTGTACTCGATCCAGTCTTTCTTCGTTTTGTCCCGTCCTCAAAACTTCCCGTCCTTATTTCTTAAGGTGCCTATTAAAACGTATACAACAAAAGAATATGATAGTTTAAGGATCAGTTTAAAATCCACTATATATTACCTATAGACAATTGGCAAACCATACAAAGGCAAAACATTTGATTGCCAATCAGGATTCAGAGGTTGAATCATCAGaaattttctatgtatttttggaATGTCAAAAGAGATGATATTTGGGGATGCGTCTCATCACACACATCAGCAAAGACAAGTAAAATTACGACGACCTACGGCAATCTCACTGGAAGATGATTTAATGAATTTGCGTGAATATATGCTAAAGGCAGTTTCAGAAATCACTGCGTTTGCAGAATTGCAACTAGATTCATCTGTATACGTTGAACTTAGGAATTGTCTAATTGCTAGGTTGACTCTTTTTAATGCTACACGTGGCGGTGAACCAGCTCGGTTATTACTTACTGAGTGAGATGGTGCTATTAAGAAAGCCTGGATCGATCATAAAAGATGTGGAAAAATTAAAGATCCCTTGGATTTGAAGCTATTAAATGATCTAAAAATAGCATATCAAATGGGTAAGGGTAATTACAAACTGGTGCCCGTTTTAATGCCCCAGGAAACAATTATTGGGTTGCACATGCTGGTGGACTGTGCAAATAATAGACTTGTAAGAGTGGCTGAGAACAATCAATACTTATTTGCTGCTACTCAGCATTCTGAGAATCATGCCTCAGGTTGGCATGCGATTGATTATTTATGTGCGAAGACCAATTTGCAGTCGAAAAAACTAATTTCTGCTACTAAACAACGCCATCGTGTTTCTACTATATTTGCTGCACTTGATTTGCCAAAGGGAGGAAGGGAAGATTTTTTGAGCACATGGGCCATAGTTAAGACAAACGCGGTTTTTATCAGCGgttaagattttaaaatttggagtttaaaaatttggagTTCAAAAGACGTCAGTACagtttttcagaaatttgtttcCTGTCCTATCTTTTGTGTACAGTTTAAAtggtgatcaagaaaatgtatagttaAAGGAACAGTTAAAGAAATACTGGAAGGTTTTttcatgacgtcattaacccgtctgTTTGAAAATGGGTGGGTTGACCCAGCTTTAGGAAATTAATCCTAATTTGGTCataggtagtccctagttacccatgtaggagatgacgtcagtaatTTCCACCCGtgtccaagttatttagccttaaactgACAAGTACAATGCGATGGCTTCACTATTGATAATTCTGTTATTGACGACAAACTAAGGTATTAACGGCAACAAATAGATAACTTGTCAGATAATGAGAAAAAAAGACATCGGACACACGGGAGTTTGGTATTATCATATAGAGTTATGATTCTAGATAAAGGTGAATCTAGAAAGGGCTAGAAAAATCCACTAGCATTTAAGAacgtttacaaaaaaagttggATAGTGATCAACTATATCCAAATGATTGCAACTCTAAAATTGGTAAAGTATCTTATTTTAATACGAAGAGAAGAAATTTTTGCTGTAATTTTGATTTAATGGCACAAGTAAGGTCATATTGGCACGccattgtttgtttcttttctgttgagaatgaacaAACGTTATATAAACAAATTGTTACACCCCGACCAAACCTTTGAAGCAGGATTCCATTCGCGGTCCCGAGAATGAACAAACGGATGTATACATATAGAACATCAAAATGGAACAACTGCGTTTGCTATTGCGGTGGCTTCGTATGCGCCTCCCAGTTCTTGGCACCACAGGTCGAATCCTGAACTGtctggcagtatgttagtgatgcgaaaagtagttcttcttcaatatgatacatttgttgttttttatatttattttagaaggAAAATACTcattaagaacaaaagacagCTGCCCAGATttgaaaaaaaggcaaaaactgtTCGTGCTCATTACAAATTATAATCCTTACCTGTCCAATGTTGAATTAGTAGTGTCCATATACTCCATGCGCGCCTTTGCATACATCTAAGCCGTTTCACAAACTCGTCCTCAGTgccatttgtctctttttttactGGACGGCGAGACAAAAAGACACTGGAATCTCGAAAATGGCCAACATACAGccaaaaataatataatgtaTGCGTGACCTTCTTCACCGTGATACTATAAAGATGGTGCATTCAAGCGAGCTCCTTGTGTTCAGTTAAGTTCAAGTGAAGTTCAGTAAAGCGAAAATGAGTGGTAGACCCGTTTTTGAAGTTTTGAATAGATTATAGGTTGCACTTGGTAGGAATTCATTTCCTGGTATGAACTTTAAACCAAAGCAAATAAAATGCTTAGAAATTCTAAAAGGAAGAGATGTTTAGCTGTTCTCCCAACTGGATATGGGAAATCGATCATTTTTCAGTTGTTGCAAGACTTTTTTTCAAATGAAGAGAAAAGAAGTAtgataataagaacaaaagttacaaagtgtgcgcacaatgataaactcgaccagtgaAGTCCTAAAATTTAAagtctagaggttttgctcttctaaagaatatgctgatataaaacacaattcttcctttttccaaaGAGATAATTGTcccaaaaattgaacaaaaaaacagagagagagtaggacaggacttctgtaaagggtacaagggtttcgactcatattccAGAACCAAGGTACATaaaatgtctagctgagtcacctcaaaagaggtctTCGAACAGTCTTCAGCAGCAAGCACACATTTtttcatccataacttttcatctatcctactctgtacaatcttgtgataagaccagtgcagtcaaacccccttgctgacattattttcattttggttttggtttgactggggtaataagtggagtcttcactctccaaagacaagactacaaaaaataagaatagtcaaacccccttgctgacataagctGGAAGTTGTGGTGCTGACTGCAATTTACCTAAATTCTTTAAGCAAAAGGATGTCATGTTGTACACCATTTAGATAGCTTTTTTGCAAGGGAACattgctctatcgttgcaatgaaaCCACTTAATTTGCACTTGTTATAAGCAATAGTAGTGTAATGGCCATTGTGCTTGCGACAAGAGACTTCACTTTCTACAGTGATAGGTATAGAAAGAGTGCCCGGGTAAGATGTGAGAGGAAAACAAACCTTAGACACCAGACCTTTGCTATAGGCACATTGATTTAATTGCAGTGATCCATACAGCGTAAAACTTTGCACAATCTTAAACATAAATTCGTTACCATTTTTTTTCTCCAGATTTGTACAAAATCTCCCTCGATTGTACATGCTGGTCAACAAAATAGAGTGTTGTGTTGCAGTTGAACCTGAACTTGAACTTCATTTTACTTGAACTTGATTTAAATACAATGAGTGAGAATAATGATGAATTTTATTCATGGCTGGCTTTGCAAcctaagaagaagaaaataatttacaaagaggtggcaagccactgcaatgatgaactcaacctgtaaggtctttggaaacaagctagaggttgtactcctctagagaatatgcctctaaaagcacaattctctctttttacaaggaactaaaaaaatatgtataaaaaaaataaaaaggacacaacacatttgaaaagaggaacagaactttaaccaagggcaggtaggtttcgacccatatttctgaacctaagtaccctggatgtctagctgggtcacctcgaagaggtccgcggacggtcatcagcagaaactagacatccctatcttcctaaaagtaactttgaccactttctgttcaactgtgctattctttgtttttaactcaggtaataaatggagtcgttactctccaaagacaagatcatgggTGATCAAgcccccctgctaatattttttttattttttatttatttatttttttaactggggtaataagtggagtcgccactctccaaagacaagacctagtatgatcaaacccccttgctaacttaatttttatttgattttgttttatttttgactggggtaataagtggagtcgtcactctccaaagacaagactgagtgtagtcaagcccccttgctgactcattccggttaaaatattcttatctcagttcttctaaaaagaaaacatatgactcgtgaaaACCCCCTAGCTCCTACAACAGCTAAGAAATGCACATACTTTGATGAAACGTAGGTCTTATTTTAACCACTTGGGTACGTATCCTTAGCACTGCCCTTGGCAAATGCTTGGTAAACTGACTTCATCGAGAGGTTATTAGGGATAATTTGCCAACTATTTTCAAGAAAATGGGATATCACTTTGGAGCTTCAAGCACAAACCTGGTCAGATTACAAAATCCATAAtaacattaaatttttaattgggaTTTTTCCTGCTGGTTTCATTACGTTCCTGTTATGGTGGTCAAACGTCTGACAAGTACATTTTTTATCTGCTGGAAAAAGATGATGAAATAGGGTTCCAAATAAAGAAGATTTACTGTAAAGATTTTGTGGTTTATGTATCCCACGAGGTGATAGAATAAAGGCGCAAATGACGACTGAAGAATGCAAACGTACAAAAAATGTTGGAAATTTGCGGATTTATGTTGAAAGAGCAATAAATCGCATAAAAACGTTTCGCATTCTCAAGTATGTTTTATCTATCACCATTGCTTCAACATGCTGATCATATTGTTTGAACCTGAGCTGCTCTGTACAATTTGAAGCCACACCTCACACAAGCAAAATGATCCTTGTGAAGAAAAAACGCTTTTTCTTAAagtcacacacaaaaaaaaaacattagagGCAATCACAAAATAATCTgtgatttaaagaaaataatttacgaaGAGGTGatggtgtctgacaactcctcgctttcaaagaaattatctaaggaagattgtaacgtagtgtgcagagaaagttggatgcatggtgctataaatTCTGAGGacctggtaatatgacatgaattgcaagtggttgatgttttgatgccaatactaaaaagacttcgAAGAAATGaaaagtctaatgacagaccaggtaggagatatttaagatgtaaaaagaagcattcatggaggtaaaagttagggattttaataggaaaccaaggcgacgaaaacagctccttactgattctgaactcAATATCAAAGAAATGCACGACCCATCCATTGTTTCTCATAGCATAAtaaagtgaagaatatttgttaagctttcgtttgtgccaatattccgtgttctcttcacatggacaagtTAGTTCTATCATAATTagttttggaagaactggatattaataacacgtctgggcgtaATTGTGTTATTGTaatgtatggtggaacaactaaaacggaatctaaatctgacaAAAATTTCCAAtcggaagcaaggtgaagaaggcttggacactttgtatgcctcttcttagatggtgattgaccggccggaatgaaattaattttgttgcacttggaaaccttaagaggttcatatgataccaaaaactctCTTAATGCCTTTACCAAAACAATTAAAACCGACTCATGGcggtatgtgtatctaccctataagggaggtcctacaggcacctaatatgtgagagacatttgaggatggtttcttgcagagaatgcaacttttgtttttctcaattccccatctcacaagattggttggagagggaagggtgtcgtaggttgcccctatacaaaaggaagttagacattgtggcagtgaaagaattgttctcctagtaaaacatttttcacataagagcACAATTTTGTCCAattgccttgcaaatgcaacagtacagctctggcatggtaaatatattcttcattttcttcaatgatattggaaacaagctttcggtaagcataagtgccttttggtggtatatttttgtggtctaagagCCCTAAGCCAGCTCTGATGCCAACCtaaaatccttttgaaattgagctgactatccgccgaaagaactgcctcactaactttccaatttccagcttttaaatctggtacgcacttagacacacaagggtcgacagaatctcttagtaacagatgtccactgattttggcagatttgagaacagatgcaagacttttcaggggaagaggacaaggcgatgttgaggaatataaggaaatgttggaaattgaatgaggtagttttaaccatttcgtaatgaaaacagaaaatctttgcTCTAGTTTTGTGATAGTATATAGAGAAACTttataaattaataatggcCAGCGGATTCTGGGAAATAACAGATGGTGTAAAAACCAATCCTTATGGACCCCTTTATAAAAGGACCTGTCTGTAGCTATAAGTTTGTCTTCggcatcatttagaaattcttgtattgcagcagaatcagacaaggatgagtttattgttctgcctaaaaacctaattggattagaatgaatggatggaatttTTTCGCTGCCAACTGTAAAGGGTGAACTTTGGACGACTTTTCCCTTATCAATAACAACGCTGCGTGACTTAGAAGGCCTAAACGACATGCCTACCAAATCAAGAGCTGTTGTAcacctgtttaataaattttgagtaCTTGGAATTGACGTGGACATTAAGAATATATTatccataaaagcttttattgggggttggtctgggattttatttttattaccttCAGT encodes the following:
- the LOC130630430 gene encoding uncharacterized protein LOC130630430, translating into MVYFRDVRESLLFAYDDNLINDEEFLLLFDLNSSKNLDYPYWKYQPFDLNLLSDDECRTYFRFYRDDVYLLNKKLHIPEEITCYNGSVFSGLEAFCALLKRFAYLCRYADMVPIFGRPVPELSLMSNYMVDFLYNTYGTLLHTFNQPWLAPQQLEIFAAAISNKGAPLDHCWGFIDGTVRPVCRPGGNQRVLYNGHKRVHAIKFQSIVPPNGMIENLYGPVEGRRHDSGMLAMSGLLQQLQLHSRSPNGNPLCVYGDPAYPLRVQLQGPFKGNLNQHQKDYNKAMSQVRTSVEWVFGDISKYFAFIDFKKNLKIQLSAVGKMYITCALLANACINL